A window from Pichia kudriavzevii chromosome 5, complete sequence encodes these proteins:
- a CDS encoding uncharacterized protein (PKUD0E05160; Pfam Domains: RVT_1(1.6e-40)), whose translation MLPCLTLMSSLWKKQYPLSFSEKLELTKQVEVLIKQGFIKTSSKPFNSPVLFVKKKDGTMRMCVDYRILNNNAVKNKFPLPDIDQLISRFGKTKVYSKLELTPGYYQVRIADEDVEKTAFSTDFGHYEWMVMPAGLTSASATFPQMMNNVLSKKINGFVQVYLDDIFIYSEDVETHGKHVKEVLSTLRKHKLITKKSKCRFFYQEFRFLGHVVTPICIQTALEKIKKVKSWPTLNKIKEAQSFIGLTSYYRRFIKGHSKIANPIHKFMTKQIKWTSEQDEAFNKLKKALISSPILVHPSWSGNCKFVLNTDACGVSLGYTLEKLDETGK comes from the coding sequence ATGTTGCCTTGTCTTACCCTAATGAGTtctctttggaaaaaacaataccCATTAAGCTTCTCTGAGAAACTGGAACTAacaaaacaagttgaagttttaatcaaacaaggtttcatcaaaactAGTTCCAAACCTTTTAACAGTCCAGTGCTATTtgttaaaaagaaagatggtACTATGCGTATGTGTGTTGATTATAGGATTTTAAACAATAATGCTGTTAAGAACAAGTTTCCACTTCCAGATAttgatcaattgatttcaagatttggTAAGACAAAAGTCTATTCTAAGTTAGAGTTGACGCCTGGTTACTACCAAGTGAGAATTGCTGATGAAGACGTGGAGAAAACGGCATTTTCTACTGATTTTGGCCATTACGAATGGATGGTAATGCCGGCTGGACTAACAAGTGCATCTGCGACTTTTCCACAGATGATGAATAATGTCTTGtctaaaaaaataaatggaTTTGTCCAAGTGTATTTAGACGACATTTTTATATACTCcgaagatgttgaaactCACGGTAAGCACGTGAAAGAAGTTTTGTCGACActaagaaaacataaactAATTACGAAGAAGTCGAAATGCAGATTCttttatcaagaatttAGGTTCTTAGGACATGTTGTTACACCAATTTGTATTCAAACCGCTCTCGagaaaattaaaaaggTAAAGAGTTGGCCAACGCTAAACAAGATCAAAGAAGCACAAAGTTTTATTGGTTTAACTTCGTACTATAGAAGGTTTATTAAAGGGCATTCCAAAATTGCCAATCCAATTCATAAGTTCATGacaaaacaaattaaaTGGACAAGTGAACAAGACGAAGCCTTCAACAAACTAAAGAAAGCTTTGATATCAAGTCCCATCTTGGTGCACCCAAGCTGGTCAGGCAATTGTAAATTTGTTCTAAATACCGATGCGTGTGGAGTATCATTAGGTTATACTCTAGAAAAGTTGGACGAGACAGGTAAATGA